The following are encoded together in the Streptomyces sp. NBC_01465 genome:
- a CDS encoding response regulator transcription factor yields MTENQTPVIRVLLADDQTLVRAAFAMLVDSAPGMEVVAQAANGREAVELARASRADLVVMDIRMPDMDGITATRLIAADEDLAGVKVLVLTTYDTDEHVVEALRAGASGFLVKDTKPADLLAAIRLVAAGDSLLSPGPTSRLIARVLRVREAPSTGGPDGLSERECQVLGLVGRGLNNAEIAESLGLSPLTAKTHVSRIMGKLGARDRAQLVIIAYESGLVVPGAHGV; encoded by the coding sequence ATGACGGAGAACCAGACCCCTGTGATCCGCGTCCTGCTGGCGGACGACCAGACCCTGGTCCGGGCGGCGTTCGCGATGCTGGTGGACTCGGCGCCCGGCATGGAGGTGGTCGCCCAGGCGGCGAACGGCCGGGAGGCGGTGGAGCTGGCCCGTGCGTCGCGCGCGGACCTGGTCGTGATGGACATCCGGATGCCGGACATGGACGGCATCACGGCGACGCGCCTGATCGCGGCGGACGAGGACCTGGCAGGGGTGAAGGTCCTGGTCCTCACGACGTACGACACGGACGAGCACGTGGTGGAGGCGCTGCGCGCGGGGGCGTCGGGCTTCCTGGTGAAGGACACGAAGCCGGCGGACCTGCTGGCCGCGATCCGCTTGGTGGCGGCGGGCGACTCCCTGCTCTCCCCGGGCCCGACGTCACGCCTGATCGCCCGCGTCCTGAGGGTGCGCGAAGCCCCGTCAACGGGCGGCCCGGACGGCCTCTCTGAACGTGAGTGCCAGGTGTTGGGCCTGGTGGGGAGGGGTCTGAACAATGCGGAGATCGCGGAGAGCCTGGGCCTCTCACCTCTCACGGCAAAGACGCATGTCAGCCGGATCATGGGCAAACTGGGCGCAAGGGACCGGGCGCAACTGGTGATCATTGCGTACGAATCGGGCTTGGTGGTGCCGGGGGCGCACGGCGTGTAG
- a CDS encoding sensor histidine kinase, whose product MPALSPPPSPSLSERILVVVNRDPMDAPHRQRNDALLAVGVGVLSLLLGLYSDPALRPDALGWALLLGAVLTVAFRRRNPVRAFLAMVAFVFPYHALDNAHSAAIPMSMIVLYTVASTGRPLRTLAFGAMALTIMIATVTTLNRHNGIELLRTSGWNIAVLFCGVDVRVYRQYVASLKARAEKEAEQRVTDERMRIARDLHDLLAHSITLIGVQTSVASHILTVDPDRLDRATIAKALDGIAETCRTARGELRTTLEVLRADGAGGVSEPLPDLAALPGLVKASSAELDLRSEGLAMAPATEAAAYRIVQESLTNAVRHAGAGARVRVSVYGEGETLQVRIVDDGKAPGGTSGSGYGIIGMRERARSVGGLLTAGPRQDGGFEVRAELPLNERRLPE is encoded by the coding sequence GTGCCCGCACTCTCACCTCCGCCGTCTCCGTCGCTGAGCGAGCGCATCCTCGTGGTCGTCAACCGCGACCCGATGGACGCGCCGCACCGGCAGCGCAACGACGCCCTCCTCGCGGTGGGCGTCGGTGTGCTGTCGCTGCTCCTCGGGCTGTATTCCGATCCGGCGCTGCGCCCGGACGCGCTCGGCTGGGCGCTGCTGCTCGGCGCCGTGCTGACGGTGGCGTTCCGGCGCCGGAACCCGGTGCGGGCGTTCCTCGCCATGGTGGCCTTCGTCTTTCCGTACCACGCGCTCGACAACGCGCACAGCGCGGCGATCCCGATGTCGATGATCGTGCTCTACACGGTGGCGTCGACGGGCAGGCCGCTGCGGACGCTGGCCTTCGGCGCCATGGCCCTCACCATCATGATCGCGACGGTGACGACCCTCAACCGCCACAACGGCATTGAGCTGCTGAGGACTTCGGGCTGGAACATCGCCGTGCTGTTCTGCGGGGTGGACGTCCGGGTCTACCGCCAGTACGTGGCCTCGCTCAAGGCCCGGGCCGAGAAGGAGGCGGAGCAGCGGGTGACGGACGAACGGATGCGCATCGCCCGCGACCTGCACGACCTCCTGGCCCACTCGATCACGCTGATCGGCGTGCAGACGTCGGTGGCGTCGCACATCCTCACCGTGGACCCGGACCGCCTGGACCGGGCGACGATTGCGAAGGCACTGGACGGGATCGCGGAGACGTGCCGTACGGCGCGGGGCGAGCTGCGTACGACGCTGGAGGTGCTGCGGGCGGACGGCGCCGGGGGAGTCTCGGAGCCGCTCCCCGACCTGGCGGCGCTCCCGGGCCTGGTGAAGGCGTCGTCGGCCGAACTCGACCTGCGGAGCGAGGGGTTGGCGATGGCGCCGGCGACGGAGGCGGCGGCGTACCGCATCGTCCAGGAGTCCCTGACGAACGCGGTGCGCCATGCGGGCGCGGGCGCGCGCGTCCGGGTCTCGGTGTACGGGGAGGGGGAGACGCTGCAGGTGAGGATCGTGGACGACGGGAAGGCGCCGGGCGGTACATCGGGATCGGGGTACGGAATCATCGGGATGCGGGAGCGGGCGCGGAGTGTGGGCGGGCTGTTGACGGCGGGGCCGCGACAGGACGGCGGCTTCGAGGTGAGGGCGGAACTCCCGCTGAACGAAAGGCGGTTGCCCGAATGA